TCATGGGAAAATATAAGTTCCTCGTACTCTAGGGTGGCAGTGCCCATCTTGCTGACTACGATTCCAGCCGCCTTATTTGCAAGCAGTGCAGATGCCTCCAGGTCAAGCCCGCACCCAATTGCTACAGAAAGTGTTGCCACAACCGTGTCTCCAGCACCTGAGATGTCGAATACCTCTTTTGCCTCTGTGGGAAAATGGCTGACGCCATGGTGCGAAACCAAAGACATGCCTTTTTCCGAACGGGTAACAAGCAGATGCCTAACTCCATATTCGTTCAAAACCTCCATGCCGTATTTTTCAATCTCGGAATCCACATTTGCAATCTCTTTGCCCGCTATATAGCTTAGCTCTTTTACATTTGGCTTGACGACCGTAGCCCCCCTGTATTTGTCCCAATCTTTACCTTTTGGGTCAACTATTATATATACATTATTGTCATTTGCCGATTTAATAATATACCGACATATATCAGGACTACAGACGCCTTTGTCATAGTCCGAGATAATAATTGCATTAACTTTATCAACCATTTTTTTTGCATTTGCCATTATTTCGGATGTATATCGATGGTTGATTTTGCCTATCTCCTCAAAATCGAGCCTAACAATCTGTTGATGCTCACCAATCACCCTGACCTTTGTTATCGTGGGCATTTCCGTTTCCACCAGAATAGATTTGACTCCTGCTTCATCGAGCAACTCCGAAAGGATAGCCCTATTGTTATCCCTGCCTACAAATCCAGTTAAAACAGCATTCCCTTGAAGGTGGGCAATGTTATGCGCTACATTTCCGGCACCTCCGAGTGCGAAATGAGATTTTTCGACCTTTACCACAGGCACAGGCGCCTCAGGCGAAATCCTTCGGACTTTACCGAAATGATATTTATCCAGCATTATATCGCCTATGACAAGTACTGTTGCTTTAGTAAAATCTGGATGTTTCATATAGCTTTATATGTTATCAATATATTTTCCTGAATATATCTATCTCGCTTATTCGCATGCTTGAGTAGTCTCGGGACATCTCGAAGATGAATCGAGCGGCCTCTTCAGTTCGTATAAACTTCTCCGTGTCTCCTCTTTCAGCCGTCATATCAGTAGACATTGCCCCCGAATATATATTTATTATTGGCACATTGTATTTTAAAGCCTCGAACTGAAATGACCCCATGAAGCCTCTTAATCCATGTTTACTGGCACAATATGCGGATTCAAGCTGACCAAAGCTCTTGCCTGCAACCGAATTAATATTAATTATTAATCCCGAAGATTTTTTCTTGAATATTTCGAATATGCCTTTAGTCAACAAAATTGGAGAAAGCAGATTCACATTCAGCAGGTTTTTTAATTCGTAAGGGCTCGTTTCGTCAACTGGTTTTTGAAAATATACTCCTGCATTGTTAATCAATATATCTATATCCGCCTTCTCTGCGCAGTTAGTTAGATTTATTATGGTTTGCTCCTCGGTAATGTCTCCAATTACGACATAGCAGTCAACCTTGCTCTTTAATACCTCTTGTCTTACGCTATTTAATCTTCCCTCATCCCTGCCATGTAAAATTATATTATACCCGTTAGATGAAAAAACTAACGCTAAACTCTTACCCAGACCTCTGCTTGCACCAGTTATCAGTGCCGTTTTCCTTCTCATATCTCTATATTACTCGCTCATCTCGATGATGCATCGTCCTGTTTGCCCGGACCTCATTTTATCTAAAGCCAGGTTAATCTCATCGAGCGAAAACCTGTGGGTAATAAGACCTGTTAAATCGAGCTTTCCAGAGGAGTAAAGCCTGAGATACCGCGGGATATCCTCATCGGGGTTAGTTAAACCTCCCAGACTTGCAAACATTTTTTTCCCACCATAGTGTTTGCTGAATGAATCGATTCTCAGGCTCTGGTCATATCGTGGCTGACCAACCAGAATTGTTTTCCCGGATGGCGATGTCAGAGCATATGCGAATGAGATATTGTCCACATTGCCTGTGCACTCGACAAAAACATCGACACCATGTCTGCCTGCTATTTTAAGTATTTCATTCCTGACATCGGTATTTTGAGCGTTGACTATATGTGTCGCACCGTGCATGGACGCCATCTGCAATTTAATGTCTAATCTATCGATGGCTATAATTGGATATGCCGATGTCATCTTAGCCCCCTGAACTACATTTAATCCAACCCCGCCGCATCCAAAAACAGCTATCGATTGGCCAATCTTTAATTCAGCCTCGTTGTCTATAAGTCCCAATGCAGTCGTTACGGCACAGCCCATCAGTGCGGCAATCTCAAAGGGAATATCTTTCGGTATCGGCGTGATGCGGTTTTCCGATACTACCGCATATTCGTTGAAGGTTGTAACCAGACCGCCTCCAACGGAAGAGTCTCCTCTCTTATATCTGGGGAATGACGATTCTATTCCGCTTCCCTTGCGCCAGTGCATGACTACATGGTCGCCCTTCCGTATGGATGTAACCCCAGGTCCGGTTTCAACCACCACACCGCCTCCTTCATGACCCATCAGATGAGGCAGATATTTATCCTCGCCGAACCAGCCGTCTATCTCTCCAATTTGTTTTCCACATATTCCACTACAAATGACTTTCACCAGAACCTGTCCGACATCCAATTTTGGTATAATCAGCTGGTCGATGACTAATGGCGAATTCAATTTTTCAAGAAAAGCTGATTTCATTAGAAACTCGCTCATAAACTCTCCTTCCTTATTGAGGACATCGTATTATAATGTAATACTTGAGAGGATTTTTTCAACACCTGCCACTTCCATACAAAGTATATTGACAACCGACCTCACCAGTGATACGATTCCGATTAATATCTACTATTTCGACAAGGTTGAGGGGGCATAAGCCATCAAAGAACACTGTTTTCGATATTATATTTCCGAGGGTGCTTGCAGGGGAGAGGATAGGAAGGAAAGAGCTGGCAGAACTCGGACACGGGGGCTTGTGTCTTCACTGCTCCGAATGCAGGTATCCTGTCTGCTCTTTTGGAAAATATTAGGGATAAATGGGCGAGTCCGTCACAGATTCATTTAACCGAAGGATAGACTACCTCCGCATATCCGTTACGGACAGGTGCAACCTCAAATGCGTGTATTGCATTCCAGAAGGTCCAATCCGCTACTTTGACGCCAAGGAGATGCTCACATCCGAGGAGATAGTCAGGTTCGTCAGGACTGCGCACAGGCATGGGGTCTCGAAGGTGCGGATAACCGGGGGCGAGCCGCTACTCAGGACCGACATACTGGAGATTGTTGAATCCATAAAGGGGATTGGCATCAAGGATTTGGCTATAACTACAAACGGCATCGAGCTTAAGAAAATGGCCGGAGCGATTAAAAAGGCCGGACTCGACCGCGTGAATATCAGCCTCGACACCCTGAAAGAGGACAGGTACAGGCTCATGACAAGGGGCGGCGAAATCTGCCGTGTCTGGGAGGCAATAGAAACTGCGGAGAGGGCTGGGATTTCGCCTATAAAAATCAATGTCGTGCCCATCCGCGGGATAAACGACGACGAAGCTGCCGATTTCGCCATGCTCACCATGGAGAAGGACTGGCATATAAGGTTCATCGAGCTGATGCCTGTCGGCCAGCGCGGCAGGTGGAGCAACGATGCCTGCGTAAAGAAGGACGAACTTATCAAGAAGATATCCGCTACCGGCAGGCTGAGCCTCCGGAAATTCAGGGGCAAGGGACCTTCAAGGAACTACCGTCTCGAAGGCGCAAGGGGAATCATCGGTTTTATTAGCCCCATAAGCGAGTGCTTCTGCGAGTGGTGCAACAGGCTTCGGCTGACTGCCCACGGCAGGATAAGGCCGTGTCTGTTTTCGGATACTGAAGTTGACATTATGACCCCAATGCGAAATGGGGCATCCGAGAAGGAGTTGGACGAGCTTTTCCTGCGTGCCGTATGCGTAAAGCCCGCCGGACACCGACTGAGGGAGAACGATTTCTCCGTCCTTCCCTCCATGTCGCAGATAGGCGGTTAAGCCCCCGCCAGTTTCCCGTATTATTCAATAGGTTGCAATTGACAATTATCGCTGATATCTATTATAATTTCAAATTCCTTAACAGAAACAGAGGTATCTTTAATGAAGACTCTATTTGCAAAGAAGACCGATATAGGGCATAGATGGTATCTTGTCGATGCAGATGACAAGGTGCTTGGGAGACTTGCTACCAAGGTAGCCACTTATCTGAGGGGTAAGAATAAGCCTCAGTTTACGCCTAATGTAGACACAGGGGATTTCGTAATCGTAGTCAATGCTGAAAAGGTTAAGCTTACAGGCAAAAAGCTTGACAGTAAAATCTACTACCGCCACTCAGGCTATCCCGGAGGCTTAAGGGCTGAAAGTGCAAAAGACCGCATCAGGAGAGACCCCGAAGGGGTTATAACAGATGCAGTCTGGGGCATGCTCCCAAAAGGCAGGCTCGGAAGAACTCTAATAAAGAAGCTCAAGGTATACAGAGGCGCTCTGCATCCTCATAGCGCCCAGAAACCGGAAATCTTAAAATTAAACTATAAGGAGCACTAATGGCTGAGATTCTATATAATGCAACAGGAAGAAGAAAGACCGCTATAGCCAGGGTTACCATGGCTTCAGGCAATGGTCAGATAAGTATCAACAAGAAACCGTTTGAGACTTATTTCCCAAGCCCGACCCTCAGGATGATTATAAGACAGCCTCTTGAACTCTCAGGTATGGCAGGAAAATACGATATATCCGCAAATGTCATTGGAGGCGGTCCGGCAGGACAGGCTGGTGCTTTAAGGCATGGCATCTCGAGGGCTCTCGTAGAGATAGAAGGAGACCTCAGACAGAAGCTTAAAAAGGAAGGCTTTCTTATGAGGGACCCGAGAGAAAAAGAGAGAAAGAAGTACGGGCAGAAGGGCGCAAGAAAAAGATTCCAGTTCTCAAAGAGATAATTTGAGCATATAAGATATGCTTAGGATTGCCATATGTGGCGGCAGTGGATATACAGGCTCGGAGTTGATACGACTTCTTCTCGGGCATCCATTTGTCGAGATAACTGCTGTAACCTCCGAAAGGTCAAAAGGCAAATCCGTTTCAGAGCTTTTCCCGCACCTCTGCAAATGCCGAGACCTGACATATGAGCCCCTCGAAAAACAAGTCCTCCTTAAAAAGGCAGATCTGTTTTTCATGGCATTACCCCATGGAACATCTCAACTGCCAGTTGATTTTTTCTTTAGACATGGCAAAAAGGTCATAGACCTTTCTGCTGACTACAGGCTCAAAGACCCAAAGGTCTATGAGGACTGGTATAAGGTTTCTCATAAATTCATCTCAACTATAAAGAGAGCTGTCTATGGACTGCCTGAGCTTTACAGGGAAAGGATTAAAAAAGCAGACCTGATTGCAAATCCGGGCTGTTATCCAACAGGTGCACTCTTAGGCATGTATCCCCTTTTAAAGGCTAAGCTCATCGAGCCAAAAGGAATCGTTATAGACTCAAAGTCAGGCGCATCCGGTGCAGGAAGACAATCGGATATTGCCTTTTCCTTCTCAGAGGTAAACGAAGGCTTCAGGGCTTATGGACTTGCAGTTCACAGGCATACACCTGAGATTGAGCAGGAAATCTCAGCCTTTCTAAGAAAATCGGTCATAGTTGACTTCACACCCCATCTTATCCCTCTTGATAGGGGAATCCTTACAACCATGTATGTAAAACTCAGGGGGATAAAGCATACAAAAGACCTCTATAGGCTTTATAAGAGGACATATGCTAAAGAGCCTTTTATAAATGTTCTCGAGGAGGGGATGTATCCAAATGTCAAAGATGTAAGGGGATCTAATCTCTGCGAGATTGGATTTAAGATGAATAAAAGGACAGGAACTCTGATAATCGTTACTGCAATAGACAATCTCGTAAAAGGCGCATCAGGGCAGGCAGTTCAGAATATGAATATCATGATGGGCTTCGATGAGAGAACTGCCCTTTCTGCCTCTGGCATTCATCCATGACAGCCATCTGTCCCATTGGCTTTAAGCTCTCCATAGTAGAGGCAGGAATAAAGAAATCCGATAGACCTGACATGGCACTCATATACTCCGAGAAAGAGGCGGTCTCTTCTGCCATGTTTACCACAAATAGGATAAAAGGTGCACCTGTCAAGCTCAATATTCATAGGATTAAATCAGGAAGAGGCAGGGCAATACTCATAAACAGCGGAAACTCCAATGTCATGACAGGCAAAAAAGGCATAAGGGATGCCATCGAGATGGCAAGGCTTACTGCCAGAGAGCTTCGCATACCAGAGGAGCTTGTTTATGTGTGCTCGACAGGGGTTATAGGGGTTTTGCTTCCAATGGAAAAAATCAGGCAGAAGATACCTTTTCTTACAAAGTCATTAGGAGGTTTCACTCCTTTTGATACAGCAAGGGCAATAATGACAACCGATACATTCCCAAAGGTCTCGGAAAGAATCGTAAGGGTCGGCAAAACTACAGGGAGAATTTTAGGCATCGCAAAGGGTGCAGGCATGATAGCACCTCACATGGCAACGATGATGGCTTTTTTCATGACAGATATTGCCATAGAGAGAAATGCCATGAGGAAGGCATTCAGGGAGGCAGTTAACTGCTCATTTAACAGGATAACCGTAGATGGAGATATGTCAACATCGGATTCGGCATTCATAATGGCAAATGGAATGCTTGGAAATAAGACGATTAAGGAAGGCTCGACATATTATAGAGGTTTTAGAAAGGCACTCAATGACCTTGCATATGAGCTTTCAAGGATGATAGTGAGGGATGGGGAGGGTGCAACGAAGCTCATCGAGATAGAGATACGGGGTGCTAAGACAGACAAGGATGCCCTCAGGGCCGCATTTGCTATAGCAAACTCAAACCTCGTAAAGACCGCTATATATGGTGAGGATGTAAACTGGGGAAGGATAATGGCGGCACTTGGACGCTCAGGAGCATCTCTTAAAGAGGAAAAAACCGATATTTATTTTGGAGATGTAAAGATTGTGGGAAGAGGTGTCTTTACTGGCAGAGCTGAGGAGGCAAAAAAGGTATTAGAGGGCAGTGAGATAAAGCTCACAGTTAACCTCAATTCAGGCATCTCAAAGGCAAATGTCCTTACATGCGACCTCACGGAGGAGTATGTAAAGGTCAATGCAGAATATACGACATGATGGCAAGAGAGCCCCTCCAGTGTCCTTTCTGCAAGGAAACCCTCGAGCCTCCAGCTGAGGTAAAGCTTCGCTTTGAGACAATCGAGGGAGGCAGATGCACTTGTGGTGCAGTTTATGTATATGATAGAACTGGAAGGAAACTCGGAGAGGCTTTCGCATCAGCACTTCTTCGTGCTTACGATGAAGACTACGATAAGGCATTTTCTGCGCCAGAAGGCGACTACGAGGAGACAGTCATAAGATAT
This genomic interval from Nitrospirota bacterium contains the following:
- the rfaE1 gene encoding D-glycero-beta-D-manno-heptose-7-phosphate kinase: MKHPDFTKATVLVIGDIMLDKYHFGKVRRISPEAPVPVVKVEKSHFALGGAGNVAHNIAHLQGNAVLTGFVGRDNNRAILSELLDEAGVKSILVETEMPTITKVRVIGEHQQIVRLDFEEIGKINHRYTSEIMANAKKMVDKVNAIIISDYDKGVCSPDICRYIIKSANDNNVYIIVDPKGKDWDKYRGATVVKPNVKELSYIAGKEIANVDSEIEKYGMEVLNEYGVRHLLVTRSEKGMSLVSHHGVSHFPTEAKEVFDISGAGDTVVATLSVAIGCGLDLEASALLANKAAGIVVSKMGTATLEYEELIFSHDRDSNKVVDVKRISKIVNDLRLKNKKIVFTNGFFDIIHKGHIAHLKEAEKLGDVLIVGMNSDASIKRLKGPEMPINNEKDRAEVLSALEYVDYICIFKEDTPDNLIQAIRPDVVYTQND
- a CDS encoding SDR family NAD(P)-dependent oxidoreductase — protein: MRRKTALITGASRGLGKSLALVFSSNGYNIILHGRDEGRLNSVRQEVLKSKVDCYVVIGDITEEQTIINLTNCAEKADIDILINNAGVYFQKPVDETSPYELKNLLNVNLLSPILLTKGIFEIFKKKSSGLIININSVAGKSFGQLESAYCASKHGLRGFMGSFQFEALKYNVPIINIYSGAMSTDMTAERGDTEKFIRTEEAARFIFEMSRDYSSMRISEIDIFRKIY
- a CDS encoding zinc-binding dehydrogenase, with product MSEFLMKSAFLEKLNSPLVIDQLIIPKLDVGQVLVKVICSGICGKQIGEIDGWFGEDKYLPHLMGHEGGGVVVETGPGVTSIRKGDHVVMHWRKGSGIESSFPRYKRGDSSVGGGLVTTFNEYAVVSENRITPIPKDIPFEIAALMGCAVTTALGLIDNEAELKIGQSIAVFGCGGVGLNVVQGAKMTSAYPIIAIDRLDIKLQMASMHGATHIVNAQNTDVRNEILKIAGRHGVDVFVECTGNVDNISFAYALTSPSGKTILVGQPRYDQSLRIDSFSKHYGGKKMFASLGGLTNPDEDIPRYLRLYSSGKLDLTGLITHRFSLDEINLALDKMRSGQTGRCIIEMSE
- the moaA gene encoding GTP 3',8-cyclase MoaA, which translates into the protein MGESVTDSFNRRIDYLRISVTDRCNLKCVYCIPEGPIRYFDAKEMLTSEEIVRFVRTAHRHGVSKVRITGGEPLLRTDILEIVESIKGIGIKDLAITTNGIELKKMAGAIKKAGLDRVNISLDTLKEDRYRLMTRGGEICRVWEAIETAERAGISPIKINVVPIRGINDDEAADFAMLTMEKDWHIRFIELMPVGQRGRWSNDACVKKDELIKKISATGRLSLRKFRGKGPSRNYRLEGARGIIGFISPISECFCEWCNRLRLTAHGRIRPCLFSDTEVDIMTPMRNGASEKELDELFLRAVCVKPAGHRLRENDFSVLPSMSQIGG
- the rplM gene encoding 50S ribosomal protein L13; the encoded protein is MKTLFAKKTDIGHRWYLVDADDKVLGRLATKVATYLRGKNKPQFTPNVDTGDFVIVVNAEKVKLTGKKLDSKIYYRHSGYPGGLRAESAKDRIRRDPEGVITDAVWGMLPKGRLGRTLIKKLKVYRGALHPHSAQKPEILKLNYKEH
- the rpsI gene encoding 30S ribosomal protein S9, coding for MAEILYNATGRRKTAIARVTMASGNGQISINKKPFETYFPSPTLRMIIRQPLELSGMAGKYDISANVIGGGPAGQAGALRHGISRALVEIEGDLRQKLKKEGFLMRDPREKERKKYGQKGARKRFQFSKR
- a CDS encoding N-acetyl-gamma-glutamyl-phosphate reductase produces the protein MLRIAICGGSGYTGSELIRLLLGHPFVEITAVTSERSKGKSVSELFPHLCKCRDLTYEPLEKQVLLKKADLFFMALPHGTSQLPVDFFFRHGKKVIDLSADYRLKDPKVYEDWYKVSHKFISTIKRAVYGLPELYRERIKKADLIANPGCYPTGALLGMYPLLKAKLIEPKGIVIDSKSGASGAGRQSDIAFSFSEVNEGFRAYGLAVHRHTPEIEQEISAFLRKSVIVDFTPHLIPLDRGILTTMYVKLRGIKHTKDLYRLYKRTYAKEPFINVLEEGMYPNVKDVRGSNLCEIGFKMNKRTGTLIIVTAIDNLVKGASGQAVQNMNIMMGFDERTALSASGIHP
- the argJ gene encoding bifunctional glutamate N-acetyltransferase/amino-acid acetyltransferase ArgJ — encoded protein: MCPIGFKLSIVEAGIKKSDRPDMALIYSEKEAVSSAMFTTNRIKGAPVKLNIHRIKSGRGRAILINSGNSNVMTGKKGIRDAIEMARLTARELRIPEELVYVCSTGVIGVLLPMEKIRQKIPFLTKSLGGFTPFDTARAIMTTDTFPKVSERIVRVGKTTGRILGIAKGAGMIAPHMATMMAFFMTDIAIERNAMRKAFREAVNCSFNRITVDGDMSTSDSAFIMANGMLGNKTIKEGSTYYRGFRKALNDLAYELSRMIVRDGEGATKLIEIEIRGAKTDKDALRAAFAIANSNLVKTAIYGEDVNWGRIMAALGRSGASLKEEKTDIYFGDVKIVGRGVFTGRAEEAKKVLEGSEIKLTVNLNSGISKANVLTCDLTEEYVKVNAEYTT